The Carassius auratus strain Wakin chromosome 27, ASM336829v1, whole genome shotgun sequence genome includes a region encoding these proteins:
- the LOC113046358 gene encoding gamma-soluble NSF attachment protein-like, with translation MAAQKINEAHEHIAKAEKCSKTSMTKWKPDYDEAASEMAKAAVAFKNAKQFEEAKDAYLKEAEYHTENKALFHAAKAYEQAGMMLKDMKKMPEAVQLIEKASIMYVENGTSGTAGIALDRAGKLIESIDLEKAVDLYQKAASVFENEDRLREAAELLGKASRLLARLRRLDEAAVSLQKEKNMYKDIENYPTCFKKTIAQVLVHLHRGDFVAADKCVRESYSLPGFSGSEDCVYMETLLKAYDEQDEDEVSRVCNSPLLKYMDNDYAKLAISLRVPGGGAGKKKKKSPVAPQGGSAGPPSAEEDDDYEGGLC, from the exons ATGGCCGCGCAGAAGATCAACGAGGCGCACGAGCACATCGCCAAAGCCGAGAAATG CTCGAAGACCAGCATGACCAAGTGGAAACCTGATTATGATGAAGCCGCTTCAGAGATGGCAAAAGCAG CTGTGGCTTTCAAAAACGCCAAACAGTTTGAAGAAGCGAAGGATGCGTACCTGAAGGAGGCCGAGTACCACACAGAAAACAAAGC ACTCTTCCATGCAGCGAA AGCGTATGAACAGGCTGGTATGATGCTGAAG GACATGAAGAAAATGCCCGAAGCCGTTCAGCTGATCGAGAAGGCCAGCATCATGTATGTGGAGAACGGGACGTCTGGCACCGCTGGAATAGCCTTGGACCGAGCTGGGAA ACTCATCGAGTCGATTGATCTGGAGAAAGCTGTGGACTTGTATCAGAAGGCCGCATCTGTGTTTGAG AATGAAGATCGGCTCAGAGAGGCTGCAGAGCTTCTGGGAAAAGCCTCCAGACTTCTGGCGAGACTGCGCAG GCTGGACGAGGCCGCAGTGTCCCTTCAGAAAGAGAAGAACATGTACAAGGACATTGAGAACTACCCCACCTGCTTTAAG AAAACCATCGCTCAAGTGCTGGTTCATCTCCACAGAGGAGACTTTGTGGCGGCAGACAAGTGTGTCAGAGAAAGTTACAG TCTCCCAGGGTTCAGTGGGAGCGAGGACTGTGTTTACATGGAGACGCTTCTGAAAGCGTATGACGAGCAGGACGAGGACGAGGTGTCACGCGTCTGCAACTCACCTTTACTGAAGTACATGGACAACGAC tatgcCAAGCTGGCGATCTCTCTAAGGGTTCCCGGTGGAGGGGccggaaagaagaagaagaaatctccTGTTGCTCCTCAAGGGGGCAGCGCTGGCCCGCCATCGGCCGAGGAAGATGACGATTATGAGGGAGGTTTGTGTTAA